DNA sequence from the Maribacter dokdonensis DSW-8 genome:
TTTACTTTCTCTGCCTTACTTTCGCCGGTGACCAAAAATGCTACTGTTTTAGCATTATTGATTATTCTACCCGTAAGAGATACTCGTCTTTGCCCGGATTCTGGGTGAATAGCGACTTCGCAATTATCCGGTGATACCCATAAATTGATTTCATGCGGAAAAATAGAAGCTGTATGACCATCATCTCCCATACCTAAAATAACCAGATCAAATTGTGGTAAACCTAATTCCTTTGGCAATTCTTCCTCCAATAACGCTCCGTAACGCTTAGCTTCTTCTTTTGGATCTTCCTCACCTTTAATTCTATGTATATTTCCCTCTGGAATATCAACCTTAGAAATAAGGTGTTCTACTGTCATTTTATAGTTACTTTCAGCATCCGTGGGTGCCACACACCTTTCATCTCCCCAATATAAATGAATGCTGTTCCAATCAATATCCTTTGAAAATTGTTCAGCAAGAACGTCAAAAACTATTTTTGGGGTGCTTCCACCAGATAAGGCAATATGAAAAGCCTTCTGAGTACCTGATTTTTCAATTAAGTACTTAGAAAACTCTTCCGCTACCTTGTTTTTATTTTGATATACTTTTAATTCCATTTTTTACTTTAATATTATTTCTTGTGCTTTGACTAACAAATAACACAATAGCCAGATTCATCTGCCAGATTCTCACTTGGATTACGCCATTCTCCTACACCTTCTATAAGATCATTTGCGTTTTCAGGTCCCCAAACACCAGCTGCATAACCGTACATTTTTACATCCTTGCCATTTTTCCAATACTCTAAAATTGGATCTACAAATGCCCAAGCAGCTTCAACTTCATCTGCCCTTGCATATAGGGTTGCATCACCCTGCATTGCATCTAATAGTAATCTTTCATAAGCTTCCATCACATGAGTTTCGGTTAAACTAGAATAGTAGAAATCCATATTGGCACGCTCTACTTCAAAACCTTGACCTGGAACCTTTACTCCAAATTTAATTAGAATGCCTTCATCGGGCTGTATTCTAATAATTAATTTATTGTCTTTATTGCTAATACCCGACTCTTTGAATATTTGATGATGCGGTGTTTTAAAATGTATAACAACCTCGGTCACTTTGGTAGGCATACGTTTGGCTGTCCTTACATAAAAAGGTACATCTGCCCAACGCCAATTGTCTACAAAAAATTTAATTGCAGCAAAAGTTTCTGTCGTGGAATTTTCATCTACACCCTCTTCTTCGCGATATCCCTTTACTTCTTGACCATCTATTTTAGAAGCAACATATTGTGCTCTTATGGTATTATCAAAAAGCGTTTTCTCATCGTTCATTATTTTTAACGACTTTAACGCTTTTAACTTCTCATTTCTAATTTCTTCGGCATCGGCACTTAATGGCGGCTCCATGACGATCAAAGCAACAATTTGCAATAAATGACTTTGAAACATATCTCGTAATGCCCCAGATTTATCATAATAGCCACCTCTTTTTTCAACACCCACGCTTTCAGCATTTGTAATCTCCACATGGTGTATATAGTTTCTGTTCCAAAGAGGCTCAAAAATACTATTGGCAAAACGGGTTACCAGTAGATTCTGTACCGTTTCTTTACCTAAATAATGATCAATTCTAAAAATCTGATTTTCCTTAAAATAAGTATGTAGTCCGTCATTTAATTCTTTAGCAGATTGTAAGCTATAACCAAATGGTTTTTCTACAATTAGTCTACGCCAACCATTAGAATCATCATTCAATCCTTGATCGGACAAGTTTTTAGCTATTGGCTCATATAAACTTGGTGGTGTTGAAAGATAAAATATATGATTTCCGTTCGTACCGTATTTCTGATCTAAATCTGAAATTCGTTTTTCCAATCGTTCATATGATGTGTCGTAATCAGAACCTAAATCTTCATAAAACAATTTTTCGGCAAATTTTTGAATATAATCCTCATCAAACTCCTTTCGTTCATCTTCTAGATAGGGACTTTCTAAAACTACCTTATTCCTAAACTTTAAATCGCCCAAATCACTCCTACTAACGCCAAGTACCACAAAATTTTCAGGAAGATCATTTCCTTTATATAAATTGAATATGGCAGGTATCAGTTTTCTTGCCGTTAAATCTCCAGATGCCCCAAATATTACGAGCATATGATTTTCTGTCTTTTTCATTATAGGTTGAAATTCTATTTATTTGTAAATATCTTAAAAAGTAAGCCATTATTAGGCTTGTTTAAGATGTTATTTAGATTTAAAGTCAATATTTTAAATTATTTTTGATTCACATTATGTTAGCAACAAAGTATAACTAAAGTGTTGTAACATTTTAATGTCTTTTAATTATAAAACATACAATTTATGTACGATTTTGGTTTAGTAGGTCTTGGGGTAATGGGACAAAATTTTATCCTTAACGTAGCAGATAATGGCTTTTCTGCTTTTGGATATGATTTAGATGATGAAAAAGTAGAGGCCTTAAAGACTTTAGGTGGAGATGTAGAAAAAGTCAATGCCTCTAGCAACATAAAAACCTTTGTAAAGAACTTAAAGCAACCTCGTAAAATAATGCTTTTGGTTCCTGCAGGTAAAATTGTTGACGGCGTTATAGAATCTCTTTTACCACATATAGATAAAGGCGATATTATTATTGATGGCGGTAACTCTTTTTTTACCGATACGGACAGAAGAGAAGCGCAATTGCAAGAAAGGGCTATCAACTTCTTTGGTGCAGGGGTTTCCGGTGGTGCAAAAGGTGCTAGAAAAGGACCTAGCATTATGCCCGGAGGTTCTAAATCTGCGTACGAGCATATTAAACCTATTTTTGAAGCGGTTTCCGCTAAATATAATGGTGAGCCATGTGTTGCCTATTTAGGTCCAAAATCTGCCGGGAATTATGTGAAAATGGTTCACAATGGTATTGAATACGGCTTAATGCAGTTGACTTCAGAAATATACGATGTACTTAAAAAAGGAGGCGATTACAATAATGATGAATTACATAGCACTTTTGCCAAATGGAATTCTGGTAGGTTACAATCTTTCTTAGTTGAAATTACATCTGAAATTTTTGAACAAGAAGATGATTTGACCAAAGGACGTTTAGTAGATCAAATTTTAGATAAGGCAAAGCAAAAAGGTACCGGTAAATGGACGAGCCAAAATGCAATGGACCTGGGTATACCTGTTCCATCTATTGATGTTGCGGTAAGCATGAGAGAACTTTCCGCATTAAAAGACGAGAGAGTAAAAGCAGATGCACTTTATGATAGACCAACCGTTGCTCATATGGATAAAGAGAAATTAGAAGCGCTTACCGAAAAGGCTTTGTACTTCTCTTTTATTATTACCTATTCTCAAGGATTGCACCAATTGGCAGATGCATCAAAAGAATATGGTTATAATCTAGACATTGCCGTAATTGCAAAAATTTGGAGGGCAGGTTGTATTATTCGTGCAGGTTTATTAGCTGATATTACCGAAGCTTTTATAGCTGAGCCAACATTACCGAATCTTTTACTTTCTCCTAATTTTGTAAGCAAAATAAAAGAAACGGTAGATGCGGCTAGAGAATTAGTGGCATTTGGAGCACAAAACGGAATTCCTTTACCAGGGCTTTCAAATTCACTTACTTATTTTGACGCCTATACTTCAAGTAAATTACCTTTAAATTTAATACAAGCGCAACGAGATTATTTTGGTTCTCATACGTATGAGCGTTTAGATCGTGAAGGTATTTTTCATACAGAATGGGAAGATTAAAAAATAACATTTGAAAAATATAAAGTTTATAGGTGGTATTTGTCTTTCGTTGGTTTTTGCTTTGAACGTAATGTCATGCAAACAAAAATCTACGGAAAATGTTCCCGTTGAAATTTTGGACAACCACACCCTGAGCAGAAAGGCAAATACCATCTCAAACGATTCTCAAAAAAGACAAGTTTACGTACCTATTTATTCTGATATCTATAATCAAACAAGAGATACCAGAACTTTATTGACCGCTACTTTGAGCATTAGAAATACCAGTTTAAAAGATAGTTTGTTCGTAAGTAAGATCGACTATTACAATACAGAAGGTGATCTAGTAAGAAGTTATATAGACTCCCCTATTTACCTTACTCCAATGGAATCTATTGATTATGTCATTGAGCAACAAGATACATCTGGTGGTAGTGGCGCAAATTTTATGATTGATTGGTATTCTAAAAGAAAATTAAATCCATTATTTCAAGCTGTTATGGTGGGTGGTTTAGGTGCACAGGCATTTTCATTCACTACTGAAGGTATTGAAATTTTTGAATAATAGTACAAAACCTAATATTTATATTAAAGTCCATTTCTCATACCTATTTGTATGTATACTGTTTATGTCATAGAATTATCTAAAAAAGTATACTCCGAGAACAAAAAATTTAGGGAAGCCAATCCACAATTTAACGGAGTTCTAGAGTGCCTTTACGTTGGCATGACCAGCAAAACTCCAAAAGAACGTTTTGAACAGCATAAAAGTGGTAGTTTAAGCAAAAAAGGACACAATATTTCTTCAAAAATTGTAGAAAAATATGGCCTTTACTTACGTGGTAGTTTATTTAACCACATTGACCCTGTACAAACAAGAGCCGAAGCTTTAAAACTTGAAAAAGCGCTAGCACTGGAATTAAGAAGAATGAAGTATGCTGTTTGGTTTAATTAGCCATAGCTTATTCTTTTGGCAAAGGCGTTACGGCATCTAATAGTTCGTCTTCCATTCCATAATATTTTAATGCGAAACCAAAGGCAATTACAGAAAGTATTATACCCACAAGAAACACCGTATAGGTCCACCTTAACAACCTATATTTTTCTTGTAGCACCTTGCCCAAGTAATACAGATCCATACTCAATGAATCATAAATAGATTCTTTGCTTTTTATGATATCCCTTAATTTTGCTTTAAAGTCCTTAATTTCCATAGTGTGGAAATTTCCAAAAAACAGATAATTCGTATCCTTTTTATTAATATCATTTTCAACCACCTCGGCATTATCCACTTTTGGTCTTGTAGCCAAAACCGACATTATCATAGAAGCTATACTAAATAGTACAAATATTACCGTGGGATAAATTAAGTATGAATTTGAAGGCGAGTCTAACTTAGGTAAAAGGTTAGCCAATAAGAGCGAAATTATAATGGCATTTACCGATAAAAGAATATTGGCTTTAGTATCTGCTATATCACTCAGTTTTATATGATTTCTAAGTTCTATGCGATACAATGATTGTATAGCCCTCTGCGGGCTCTCATCTTTTAATCTAGCCTTTAAAATTTCTTTCTTTTCTGTTTTTTCCGCCTTTTGTAATCTTGAGATCAAAGAAAGTATATTATCCTCTTTCTGCTCTTGCCAATTTTCCTTGGCATAATCAGAATAAAACCTATGCCTAACCCTAAGTTCTTCAACATAATCTAATCGCCAAGTATCTATATCAGGAACGGATTTATCAAAATTCTCAAGCTCAAGTCTTAATAGCTGTAACAATTCCTCAAAATCACTAGATGCATAAAACCAGGTTCGCACATCCTTCATAATTTTTTCTGATTCGCTTTTAGGTTCATCTTTGCTCCAAGCACTCGTAATCAACTCCAATACCTTGTTGATATTTTCATTATCAATACCATTATTTTTTAAAAAATCCGTGGCTAAGTTTAAGCTCTCGTTTAAATGATTTTCATAGTTCACCGCAAAACCAGAATGCATAAACCATGTTGCAATTAAAATAGAATTGACCTCAACATTGGTAACATCAGTTGTTTCCAATATTTTCTTTGCCTTGTTTATAGACTTCATGGCATAACCCTGGGTATGAAAAAGAAAATTCTTGTTCATTTGTTCCGCCAATAAATTCTTAACGAATTTTTCAGTTGTATTTACTAGATTGTTGGTCATAATATTCCTTTATAATTGCCTTTAATTACCATTACACTGCGTTGATTATTACTTATTGAAGCTTAATTATCAACACAATCAAAGCATTCCATTTCCTCATTGGTCATCTCTATATCTTCTGAACCTTTTAATGCTGTAGTCAGTTTTTCACTTTTATCCAATTGATCATAAAATTGCCCAGCATATTCCACAAGTTGATTGCGCCTATGTTTAATTTTTGATATCAACTCCTTTCCATCTAATTCAAAAATAGATTCCGGCCATACTGAAAAAGATTCCTCTATAACTTCATCTGACAATAGCAATTGTAATTTTTCCGCCTCATTCTTAAATGTTGTCCTTGGGATGCCTCGCATAAAATAAATATCGAACGAAGAAATCAATCCCGGTAAAAAATCTATTTCATTTTCAAAGCTTTGAACTTCCGGCAAAAAGACATTATTAGATATAAGTGTCGGCAGTATTCCTTCTAAATTAAAGAAGGCATTATCTCGATCACATGGTAGCGGTGTTGCCAGAAAAGAATCGCCATTATTTTCAAGTGCCCATCCCCATTGCTTGGCATGCCTATCCCAATCCCCTATCAACAAATCAAACAATCTTGCCTTTACCAGTGCTTCGGAATTGAGAACTACTTTGTTTGAGTTCTTAATTTTAAGCTTTTGTAGGTTATCGGTATCTATAAGAGAATCAACATTCTTTAATTTTAACCACTGAGCATTTCCTTCGGTTTCATACTCTAAGAGAAACAACCTATTACCAAATTTATCATTATACTCTGCAAGCTGCTCTTGCTTTGGCACGAACACTAATTTTGGTCTAGTATTCAATATTCCCGCGGTATCTGAAAGTTTAGCAACAACTAATGCCGCATATGGGTGCTGAGCCGATATACCGTCAACAATTATGTTTTCTATTCCCAAAGTCTCCGCTACTTTAGGCACTAAAGGAGATGGGTCTTTAGTCACACTTCTTAATGTCATTAACACACCATTTTCTAGTTGTAATTTTAAAGAATGTGTCTGCTTGCCTCCTCCTTCTTCAATGATTGTTACCTTACCTTCCATTTCATTTAGAAACAAAATTGGAACCTTTATCGGAGTAGACCAAGCTTTTCTATATTGCTCGCCTTGCATTATGGTTTTGACCCCATTGCCTTCGTATAAAGTGCTTGCTGCAACCAATACTGAATCATAATCCCGAAAATTAATTTGATCAACATCGGGCAATTCTAAAATCTCACAAGTCTTAAATGATTTTGAAGTACTTGATAGCGAAAAATAAGTCATCACCCAAAAGACCAACACCAACACACCAAGACCTAATAGTAATTTTTTCAACGCATACTCTTTTAATTCCTTCAAGTTTACCTATAAAATCAAAAACTAGATTACCTGATAAAATTAATTTTTAACCGTAAAAACAGCCTTATCACAATTCCCTCCCAAACAATATGTTTATTGAATATTTATTGTTAAATTATTGATTATATCACAGCTTAAATACTCATTTTATTTTACTTTAATAATCAACAAAAAAATACACCGAATTATCATGAATGGACTAATAATGGATTATCCCCTAACTACAACCACCATATTAAATTATGCAAATAGTGCTTTTCCTGATAAAAAATTAATATCATACTTACCCGATGGTTCTAGACATGAGTATTCTTACGCACAGCTTTACAAACGCTGTTGTCAATTAGCCAATGGGCTAAGAAATAAATTAGGAATTGAGAAAGGTGACATGGTCGGTACTTTCGCTTGGAACCATTATCAGCATGTTGAACTATATTATGGAATTCCAGGTATTGGCGCTGTTTGTCACACTATAAATATTAGACTATCAGCTCAGCAAATAGAATTTATTATCAACCATTCTGAAGATAAAGTCATTTTTGTGGACGCTACTTTAGTTCCTCTTTTAGAAAAAATTGCACCTAAACTAGAAACCGTTGAAAAATATGTAATAATAAACGCCACAAAAAACTTTAGCACCAGCCTTGGCAACATTGTACATTATGAAGATTTAATTGGCGAACAGTTAGACACCATAGATTGGCCCGAAATAAATGAAAACGATGCAAGTGGCATGTGTTACACAAGTGGAACCACAGGCATGCCTAAAGGTGTACTATACTCCCACAGGTCTACATATTTGCATGCTATGACAATTCTTTCACCCAATGCCGGCAATTATAATTTTAGTGATAAAATTTTATTAATTGTACCACAATTTCATGTCATGGCTTGGGGATTTCCATACATGTGCCTACTGACCGGTTCTGATATGGTGATGCCATCTCTTCATTTACAACCTAAAGCAATCATTAATATTCTTGAAAGTGAACAGATTAACAAAGCAAATGGCGTACCGTCTATTTGGAGAGGGGTGTACGAAGAAATGAAAAAAAATCCGCCCAAAACAAAATTAGCCTTAGAAGAATATTTGGTAGGTGGCTCTGCCCTCTCTGCAAGTCTAATAGAGAATTTTGAAAAAGATTTTGGGATAAAAGGTGTTCAAGCATGGGGAATGACGGAGACATCTCCTTTAGGTACCGCTAGTAGACTACAGAAAAAGCATGAAAAATTGAACAGAAAAGAACAATTGAAAATTCGTGCAAAACAAGGATTTGAATTTCCTGGAATAGAAATGAGAATTATAGATGAAAATGGAAATATAGCACCTAGAGATGGTGAAACCATGGGCGAATTACAAGTTAAGGGAGCCTGGGTCATTAAGTCTTATTTTAAGACTAATAGCCGAGATAACTTTACTGACGATGGATGGTTCAAAACTGGAGATGTGAGCACCATTGATGCTGATGGATATATGCAAATTACCGATCGCACCAAAGATTTAATAAAAAGTGGAGGTGAATGGATTTCAAGTGTAGCTCTAGAATCTGCCCTAATGTCTCATTCCAAAATCAGTGAAGCCGCCGTAATTGCCATTCCCGACGAAAAATGGTCTGAAAGACCCTTGGCAACTTTAGTTTTAACCAATGAAAGTAGTACTGTTTCTAGCGAAGAATTGAAAGAATATTTATCTAAAGACTTTGCAAAGTATCAAATACCAGATCAATACATTACCATAAAACAGATACCAAAAACAAGTGTAGGGAAATTTGACAAGAAAGAAATAAGAAGGTTGTATGCAGAAGGAAAACTCTAAATTTTAGAGTTTTCCTTTGCTTTACAATATTAGTCTAATTACAAGACTATTTACTTAAATACATTTTACGTCTAGCGTAAAGATTGTAAAATTCATCATCCTTTAAGCTGTCAATAAATAAAATACTTTCTCCCGTACTCTTCATTTCAGGCCCTAAATTCTTGTTCACATTTGGGAATTTATTGAAAGAGAATACTGGTTGCTTAATTGCAAATCCTTCTAATTGAGGATTAAAGTTGAAGTCTTTCACCTTCTTCTCCCCTAGCATTACCTTGGTCGCATAATTCACATAAGGTTCTTTATAAGCCTTTGCAATAAACGGTACCGTACGAGATGCTCTTGGGTTTGCTTCAATGATATACACTACCTCATCTTTTATAGCAAATTGTATATTGATTAAACCAACTGTATTCAATGCCAAAGCGATTTTCTTAGTATGATCTTTTATTTGTTGCATTACCAATTCACCAAGGTTAAATGGCGGTAATGTTGCATTAGAATCACCCGAGTGAATTCCACATGGTTCAATATGCTCCATGATACCAATGATATAAACGTCTTCGCCGTCACAAATAGCATCCGCTTCCGCTTCAATAGCGCCATCTAGGTAATGGTCTAACAACAGTTTATTGTTTGGTATTTTTCTAAGAAGATCCACTACATGTTCTTCCAACTCTTCTCTATTAATAACAATCTTCATTCCCTGACCTCCTAAAACATAAGACGGTCTTACCAATAAGGGAAAGTCTAATTCATCCGATAGCGCTAAAGCTTCATCGGCTGTTTCTGCAACACCAAATTTTGGGAATGGAATATCATTTGCTTTTAAAAGATCGGAGAAGTTTCCTCTATCCTCTGCTAAATCTAGAGCCTCAAAACTAGTCCCGATAATCTTAATCCCATATTTAGACAATTTTTCAGCAAGCTTAAGTGCCGTTTGCCCTCCTAGTTGAACAATTACTCCTTCTGGCTTCTCATGACGGATAATATCGTAAATATGCTCCCAGAATACCGGCTCAAAATACAATTTGTCGGCAGTATCAAAATCAGTAGATACAGTCTCTGGGTTACAGTTGATCATTATGGTTTCATAACCACATTCAGCTGCTGCCAATACTCCGTGTACACAACAATAATCGAACTCTATACCTTGACCGATTCTGTTTGGACCGGAACCAAGTACTACTATTTTCTTTTTATCTGTAACTATGCTGTCATTTTCCACATAACGCGTACCATCTGGCTTTTCAATTTCAGCTTCAAAGGTAGAATAATAGTATGGTGTCATAGCTTTAAACTCAGCTGCACAAGTATCAACCAACTTATATACCCTATTAATATTGAGTTCTGTTCGCTTATTGTATACTTCACTCTCATAACAATCTACCATATGCGCAATTTGTCTATCGGCAAATCCTTTTTGCTTTGCTTCTAACAACAAATCTTTTGAAAGCGTAGCAATGGTATATTTTGAAATTTCTTTTTCCAAAAAGTGCAGTTCCTCATACTGCTTTAAGAACCACATGTCAATCTTAGTGATTTCATGTATGCGACTTAATGGAATCCCCATTTGGATAGCATCATAAATTACAAAGACGCGATCCCAACTTGGTATAGTTAGTTTACTAATGATCTGCTCATAATTCTTATAGCCCTTACCATCTGCACCTAAACCGTTTCTCTTAATTTCTAAGGATTGGGTTGCTTTGTGCAAGGCTTCTTGAAAAGAACGACCTATTCCCATTACCTCTCCAACAGATTTCATCTGAAGACCTAAGGTACGGTCAGAACCCTCGAACTTATCAAAGTTCCATCGTGGAATTTTTACGATTACATAATCCAATGTTGGCTCAAATAACGCCGATGTAGACTTTGTAATTTGATTATCCAATTCATCTAAAGAATAACCTATAGCTAATTTTGTAGCAACTTTTGCAATAGGGTAACCGGTAGCTTTTGAAGCCAAAGCTGAAGATCTAGATACACGTGGGTTAATTTCAATAGCAATAATATCCTCCTCCTCATCTGGACTCACAGCGAACTGAACGTTACACCCTCCTTCAAAGTCTCCAATACTACGCATCATTTTGATGGCCATATCACGCATTTTCTGAAAAGTCCTATCGGATAATGTCATGGCTGGAGCTACTGTAATGGAATCTCCGGTATGTATACCCATTGGATCCATATTTTCAATAGTACATATAATAACTACGTTATCATTTTTATCACGTAAAAGCTCTAACTCATACTCTTTCCACCCCATAAGGGCTTTATCTATCATTACCTCGTGTATGGGTGAAATTTCCAGACCGTAACTTAACTGTTC
Encoded proteins:
- the pgl gene encoding 6-phosphogluconolactonase; this translates as MELKVYQNKNKVAEEFSKYLIEKSGTQKAFHIALSGGSTPKIVFDVLAEQFSKDIDWNSIHLYWGDERCVAPTDAESNYKMTVEHLISKVDIPEGNIHRIKGEEDPKEEAKRYGALLEEELPKELGLPQFDLVILGMGDDGHTASIFPHEINLWVSPDNCEVAIHPESGQRRVSLTGRIINNAKTVAFLVTGESKAEKVKVIVDREEGYLEYPASHVAPKTKDLVWFLDAAAAKLLTSYRS
- the zwf gene encoding glucose-6-phosphate dehydrogenase gives rise to the protein MKKTENHMLVIFGASGDLTARKLIPAIFNLYKGNDLPENFVVLGVSRSDLGDLKFRNKVVLESPYLEDERKEFDEDYIQKFAEKLFYEDLGSDYDTSYERLEKRISDLDQKYGTNGNHIFYLSTPPSLYEPIAKNLSDQGLNDDSNGWRRLIVEKPFGYSLQSAKELNDGLHTYFKENQIFRIDHYLGKETVQNLLVTRFANSIFEPLWNRNYIHHVEITNAESVGVEKRGGYYDKSGALRDMFQSHLLQIVALIVMEPPLSADAEEIRNEKLKALKSLKIMNDEKTLFDNTIRAQYVASKIDGQEVKGYREEEGVDENSTTETFAAIKFFVDNWRWADVPFYVRTAKRMPTKVTEVVIHFKTPHHQIFKESGISNKDNKLIIRIQPDEGILIKFGVKVPGQGFEVERANMDFYYSSLTETHVMEAYERLLLDAMQGDATLYARADEVEAAWAFVDPILEYWKNGKDVKMYGYAAGVWGPENANDLIEGVGEWRNPSENLADESGYCVIC
- the gndA gene encoding NADP-dependent phosphogluconate dehydrogenase, with protein sequence MYDFGLVGLGVMGQNFILNVADNGFSAFGYDLDDEKVEALKTLGGDVEKVNASSNIKTFVKNLKQPRKIMLLVPAGKIVDGVIESLLPHIDKGDIIIDGGNSFFTDTDRREAQLQERAINFFGAGVSGGAKGARKGPSIMPGGSKSAYEHIKPIFEAVSAKYNGEPCVAYLGPKSAGNYVKMVHNGIEYGLMQLTSEIYDVLKKGGDYNNDELHSTFAKWNSGRLQSFLVEITSEIFEQEDDLTKGRLVDQILDKAKQKGTGKWTSQNAMDLGIPVPSIDVAVSMRELSALKDERVKADALYDRPTVAHMDKEKLEALTEKALYFSFIITYSQGLHQLADASKEYGYNLDIAVIAKIWRAGCIIRAGLLADITEAFIAEPTLPNLLLSPNFVSKIKETVDAARELVAFGAQNGIPLPGLSNSLTYFDAYTSSKLPLNLIQAQRDYFGSHTYERLDREGIFHTEWED
- a CDS encoding DUF3124 domain-containing protein gives rise to the protein MKNIKFIGGICLSLVFALNVMSCKQKSTENVPVEILDNHTLSRKANTISNDSQKRQVYVPIYSDIYNQTRDTRTLLTATLSIRNTSLKDSLFVSKIDYYNTEGDLVRSYIDSPIYLTPMESIDYVIEQQDTSGGSGANFMIDWYSKRKLNPLFQAVMVGGLGAQAFSFTTEGIEIFE
- a CDS encoding GIY-YIG nuclease family protein is translated as MYTVYVIELSKKVYSENKKFREANPQFNGVLECLYVGMTSKTPKERFEQHKSGSLSKKGHNISSKIVEKYGLYLRGSLFNHIDPVQTRAEALKLEKALALELRRMKYAVWFN
- a CDS encoding Pycsar system effector family protein, yielding MTNNLVNTTEKFVKNLLAEQMNKNFLFHTQGYAMKSINKAKKILETTDVTNVEVNSILIATWFMHSGFAVNYENHLNESLNLATDFLKNNGIDNENINKVLELITSAWSKDEPKSESEKIMKDVRTWFYASSDFEELLQLLRLELENFDKSVPDIDTWRLDYVEELRVRHRFYSDYAKENWQEQKEDNILSLISRLQKAEKTEKKEILKARLKDESPQRAIQSLYRIELRNHIKLSDIADTKANILLSVNAIIISLLLANLLPKLDSPSNSYLIYPTVIFVLFSIASMIMSVLATRPKVDNAEVVENDINKKDTNYLFFGNFHTMEIKDFKAKLRDIIKSKESIYDSLSMDLYYLGKVLQEKYRLLRWTYTVFLVGIILSVIAFGFALKYYGMEDELLDAVTPLPKE
- a CDS encoding long-chain fatty acid--CoA ligase codes for the protein MNGLIMDYPLTTTTILNYANSAFPDKKLISYLPDGSRHEYSYAQLYKRCCQLANGLRNKLGIEKGDMVGTFAWNHYQHVELYYGIPGIGAVCHTINIRLSAQQIEFIINHSEDKVIFVDATLVPLLEKIAPKLETVEKYVIINATKNFSTSLGNIVHYEDLIGEQLDTIDWPEINENDASGMCYTSGTTGMPKGVLYSHRSTYLHAMTILSPNAGNYNFSDKILLIVPQFHVMAWGFPYMCLLTGSDMVMPSLHLQPKAIINILESEQINKANGVPSIWRGVYEEMKKNPPKTKLALEEYLVGGSALSASLIENFEKDFGIKGVQAWGMTETSPLGTASRLQKKHEKLNRKEQLKIRAKQGFEFPGIEMRIIDENGNIAPRDGETMGELQVKGAWVIKSYFKTNSRDNFTDDGWFKTGDVSTIDADGYMQITDRTKDLIKSGGEWISSVALESALMSHSKISEAAVIAIPDEKWSERPLATLVLTNESSTVSSEELKEYLSKDFAKYQIPDQYITIKQIPKTSVGKFDKKEIRRLYAEGKL
- the carB gene encoding carbamoyl-phosphate synthase large subunit encodes the protein MPKRKDLNSILLIGSGPIVIGQACEFDYAGSQSLRSLREDGIETILINSNPATIMTDPSMADHVYLKPLTTKSIVEILKAHPQIDAVLPTMGGQTALNLCIEADKKGIWEDFGVELIGVDIDAINITEDREQFRELMLKIGVGMAPQATATSFLKGKEIAQEFGFPLVIRASYTLGGAGASIVYKPEDFDEQLSYGLEISPIHEVMIDKALMGWKEYELELLRDKNDNVVIICTIENMDPMGIHTGDSITVAPAMTLSDRTFQKMRDMAIKMMRSIGDFEGGCNVQFAVSPDEEEDIIAIEINPRVSRSSALASKATGYPIAKVATKLAIGYSLDELDNQITKSTSALFEPTLDYVIVKIPRWNFDKFEGSDRTLGLQMKSVGEVMGIGRSFQEALHKATQSLEIKRNGLGADGKGYKNYEQIISKLTIPSWDRVFVIYDAIQMGIPLSRIHEITKIDMWFLKQYEELHFLEKEISKYTIATLSKDLLLEAKQKGFADRQIAHMVDCYESEVYNKRTELNINRVYKLVDTCAAEFKAMTPYYYSTFEAEIEKPDGTRYVENDSIVTDKKKIVVLGSGPNRIGQGIEFDYCCVHGVLAAAECGYETIMINCNPETVSTDFDTADKLYFEPVFWEHIYDIIRHEKPEGVIVQLGGQTALKLAEKLSKYGIKIIGTSFEALDLAEDRGNFSDLLKANDIPFPKFGVAETADEALALSDELDFPLLVRPSYVLGGQGMKIVINREELEEHVVDLLRKIPNNKLLLDHYLDGAIEAEADAICDGEDVYIIGIMEHIEPCGIHSGDSNATLPPFNLGELVMQQIKDHTKKIALALNTVGLINIQFAIKDEVVYIIEANPRASRTVPFIAKAYKEPYVNYATKVMLGEKKVKDFNFNPQLEGFAIKQPVFSFNKFPNVNKNLGPEMKSTGESILFIDSLKDDEFYNLYARRKMYLSK